The genomic interval GGAACCTAATGTTATTAATGATGCACTTCATGAAAATTTTGTAATAGAAGATGAACTTGCTACGAGTACTGTAAACCTAAAAGTTTTTTTCTGGGTTGATACAAAAGATTTTAGGAAGACCGCTTTGATCACAAAAGGTAATGTAGTACGCAATGTAAAAGAAGCTCTTGAGGATGCAGGTTTCTATATGCCAGCAGATATACAAGAGATCAAACTGTACGGAGGAGTAAAAGAATTCCCTCTTAGTTTTAGAAAACAAAAAGACCAACAAAAAAATACTAATTAAAAACAGAAACTATGGAAATTATATTTGAATATCACGATGTAACTGCAAGTACCGAACTTGAAAATTTTGCAAAAGAGCAATTACAAAAACTTGGAGATAAATACCAATTTGTACACAGAGCAGACGTCTTTTTTAAACTAGAAAATACTTCTAGTGATGAGACTGGTAAGATTGCAGGGTTAAGAGTGAGTATGCCAGGACCTAGACTATTTGCAGAACACAGTAGTGCAGAATTTCACGGATCCCTAAAGACGGCTATAGGGGAAGTCGAAAAACAGTTGCGCAAGAAAAAAGAGAAAATGCAAGAACACCATTAATATTTATTTTATGTCTACAGATATGACACTAGCAACAGATGAAAATGAACTGATAGTCATTTATACAAATGAAAGCAGTATTGCAAAGCAAACCTTGGGTTATGCTCAAAGTAGTGAGAAAGCCACAAACTTTATCAATATATCAGAAAGT from Dokdonia sp. Hel_I_53 carries:
- the hpf gene encoding ribosome hibernation-promoting factor, HPF/YfiA family, producing the protein MEIIFEYHDVTASTELENFAKEQLQKLGDKYQFVHRADVFFKLENTSSDETGKIAGLRVSMPGPRLFAEHSSAEFHGSLKTAIGEVEKQLRKKKEKMQEHH